Proteins co-encoded in one Hyla sarda isolate aHylSar1 chromosome 4, aHylSar1.hap1, whole genome shotgun sequence genomic window:
- the SMIM3 gene encoding small integral membrane protein 3 — protein sequence MTDLVTPTSAEIPKHILDIWVIILIILATILVMTSLLLFPAAAVIMYRVRTHPIRSSQ from the coding sequence ATGACTGATCTTGTGACTCCAACTTCGGCAGAGATCCCCAAACATATCCTGGACATTTGGGTCATCATTCTTATAATACTGGCTACCATCTtggtgatgacatcacttcttCTATTTCCAGCCGCAGCCGTCATTATGTACAGAGTACGGACACATCCGATCAGGAGTAGCCAATAA